One genomic window of Solanum dulcamara chromosome 10, daSolDulc1.2, whole genome shotgun sequence includes the following:
- the LOC129871373 gene encoding transcription factor bHLH162-like yields MYSGLQVCNSAPRLEKKYVEKNRRNKMKTLFNQLLSLLPPHPSKLQEEMALPNQIDAAITYIKSLEMKLEKSKMQLEKLLRKSQKRPNLLCIANHDPNSSNSKLSSQIEIQEMSPTMDLILTTDLDNLAMFYNIIRLLHEEGFEVINSSFSLHGNSMLQIFHQTKVIGNSTKECRATRVYRRVKELLNGSSSSPSSDDIIETLLSSWDHEIQSEMLGLI; encoded by the exons ATGTATAGTGGCCTACAGGTTTGTAATTCAGCACCAAGATTGGAAAAAAAGTATGTGGAGAAGAATAGAAGGAACAAGATGAAGACCCTCTTTAACCAACTTCTTTCCCTCCTCCCACCTCACCCCTCAAAG TTACAGGAAGAAATGGCATTGCCAAATCAAATAGATGCAGCAATAACTTACATAAAAAGTTTGGAAATGAAATTGGAGAAGAGCAAAATGCAATTGGAAAAATTATTGAGGAAGAGTCAAAAGAGGCCCaatttattatgcattgcaAATCATGATCCAAATTCAAGTAATAGCAAATTATCATCTCAGATTGAAATCCAAGAAATGAGCCCAACAATGGACTTAATTTTGACGACTGACCTTGATAATTTAGCtatgttttataacataattagGTTACTCCATGAGGAAGGTTTTGAAGTAATTAATTCAAGCTTTTCACTCCATGGGAACTCTATGTTGCAGATTTTCCATCAAACTAAG GTTATTGGGAACTCAACAAAAGAATGTAGAGCTACAAGGGTGTATAGAAGAGTGAAGGAATTGCTTAATggatcttcttcttctccttcaagTGATGATATTATTGAAACCCTACTGAGTTCATGGGACCATGAGATTCAATCTGAAATGCTAGGGTTAATTTGA